In the Physeter macrocephalus isolate SW-GA unplaced genomic scaffold, ASM283717v5 random_394, whole genome shotgun sequence genome, one interval contains:
- the LOC102974545 gene encoding LOW QUALITY PROTEIN: peptidoglycan recognition protein 1 (The sequence of the model RefSeq protein was modified relative to this genomic sequence to represent the inferred CDS: deleted 1 base in 1 codon; substituted 1 base at 1 genomic stop codon) yields MTRRCALLAWALSAVLGLGAAQEASVSCIPIVPRREWEALASELNQRLRRPVRYAVVSHAAGGAWDTRASCLKQVQNVQHYHVRTLGWCDVGYNFLMGEDRLQYEGRGWNTLGAHSGPTWNPIFLGISFMGNYMDQVPPPHAIRAAQSLLACGVAQGFLTPSYEVKGHRDVXQTLSPGDQLYEIIQQLPPRVRPCPSSHTAPPPHQKPHCLPLPQ; encoded by the exons ATGACCCGCCGCTGCGCGCTGCTCGCCTGGGCCCTC TCGGCCGTCCTCGGCCTCGGAGCGGCTCAAGAAGCCTCGGTAAGCTGCATCCCCATCGTGCCCCGCAGAGAGTGGGAGGCCCTGGCGTCCGAGCTCAACCAGCGCCTAAGACGGCCCGTGCGCTACGCGGTGGTGTCGCACGCAGCGGGTGGCGCCTGGGACACCCGGGCCTCTTGCCTGAAGCAGGTCCAGAACGTGCAGCACTACCACGTGCGGACGCTGGGCTGGTGCGACGTGGGCTACAA cttcctgatgggagaagACAGGCTCCAGTATGAGGGCCGGGGCTGGAACACCTTGGGCGCCCACTCAGGTCCCACCTGGAACCCCATATTCCTCGGCATCTCCTTCATGGGTAACTACATGG ATCAGGTGCCCCCACCCCACGCCATCAGGGCAGCCCAGAGTCTGCTGGCTTGCGGCGTGGCTCAGGGATTCTTGACTCCTAGCTACGAGGTCAAAGGACACCGGGATGTGTAGCAGACGCTCTCTCCAGGTGACCAGCTCTACGAAATCATCCAGCAACTACCACCGCGTGTGAGGCCCTGTCCGTCTTCTCacactgcccccccaccccatcagaAACCccactgcctccccctcccccaataa
- the CCDC61 gene encoding centrosomal protein CCDC61 isoform X1: MDQPAGLQVDYVFRGVEHAVRVMVSGQVLELEVEDRMTADQWRAEFDASFIEDLTHKTGNFKQFNIFCNMLESALTQSSESVTLDLLTYTDLESLRNRKMGGRPGPLASRSAQLNSKRYLILIYSVEFDRIHYPLPLPYQGKPDPVVLRGIIRSLKEELSRLRGLDGQDTRDSRETEIWHLREQVSRLAAEKRELEVQLGRSCEEALAGRAARQEVEALRGLVRGLELELRQERGLGHRGSGRRSQDCRRLAKELEEVKASERSLRARLKTLNTELAMYKRGRRTTPVVPPSAREDRASTSRERSTSRGRGAARSSSRESDRGGRGQGRPARPSPSPTGGRVPRFDPTAFVKAKEKKQRAIKMKQQQQRNRLGSGGSGDGPSTSWSRQTRPPAAVTGRGDAANRSRNRSSSVDSFRSRYSSASSCSEFEDFSESLPGGVRRRGKPPSPTTWSGSNTQQKPSPLEHGRHQRRLADSGGWVPIKGEPGTPHLPLTCPRACWDATEGRILGPSRTPTATPALTEYSSDHQAADMAEIDARLKALQEYMNRLDMRS; this comes from the exons ATGGACCAGCCAGCTGGCCTGCAGGTGGACTACGTCTTCCGGGGTGTGGAGCATGCCGTGCGGGTGATGGTGTCTGGGCAGGTGCTAGAGCTGGAGGTGGAGGACCGGATGACGGCCGACCAATGGCGGGCCGAGTTCGATGCCAGCT TCATCGAAGATTTGACTCACAAGACAGGGAACTTCAAACAGTTCAACATCTTCTGTAACATGCTGGAGTCGGCCCTCACCCAG AGCAGTGAGTCGGTTACCCTTGACCTGCTGACCTACACAGATCTCGAGTCCCTGCGGAACCGAAAGATGGGGGGCCGCCCAGGCCCCTTGGCCTCGAGATCGGCCCAGCTCAACTCCAAGCGCTACCTGATCCTCATCTACTCTGTGGAGTTTGACAG GATTCACTACCCGCTGCCCCTCCCGTACCAGGGCAAACCAGACCCTGTGGTCCTGCGGGGCATCATTCGCTCACTAAAGGAGGAGCTGAGCCGCCTTCGAGGGCTGGATGGCCAGGACACTCGGGACAGCCGGGAAACTGAGATCTGGCATCTGCGGGAGCA GGTGTCGCGCTTGGCGGCTGAGAAGCGCGAGCTGGAGGTCCAGCTGGGCAGATCGTGCGAGGAGGCGCTGGCCGGGCGGGCGGCGCGCCAGGAGGTCGAGGCGCTGCGCGGGCTCGTGCGCGGCCTGGAGCTGGAGCTGCGGCAGGAGCGCGGCCTCGGGCACCGCGGGTCCGGTCGCCGAAGCCAGGATTGCCGCCGCCTGGCCAAGGAG CTAGAGGAGGTGAAGGCGTCGGAGCGGAGCCTGCGTGCCCGGCTGAAGACGCTGAACACCGAGCTGGCAATGTACAAGAGGGG GAGACGGACTACACCGGTGGTGCCGCCCTCGGCCCGGGAAGATCGGGCTTCGACGTCTCGGGAGCGCTCCACGTCGCGTGGCCGTGGCGCTGCCCGCTCCTCATCCCGGGAGAGCGACCGCGGGGGCCGGGGTCAAGGCCGCCCTGCCCGCCCCTCGCCCTCGCCCACAG GTGGTCGCGTGCCCCGTTTCGACCCGACAGCCTTTGTGAAAGCCAAGGAGAAGAAGCAGAGAGCGATCAAGATGAA gcagcagcagcagcgaaaCCGATTGGGCAGCGGAGGAAGCGGGGACGGTCCATCCACCTCCTGGTCTCGCCAGACTCGGCCCCCCGCAGCCGTGACCGGTCGAGGAGACGCGGCTAACCGCTCCCGAAACCGCAGCTCCTCGG TGGACAGTTTCCGCAGCCGCTACTCGTCCGCCAGCTCCTGCAGCGAGTTCGAGGATTTCTCTGAATCCCTCCCTGGAGG CGTTCGTCGCCGGGGGAAGCCGCCCAGCCCCACCACCTGGAGTGGGTCCAATACG CAGCAGAAGCCTAGCCCCCTGGAACACGGCCGCCATCAGAGACGCCTGGCCGATTCGGGGGGCTGGGTCCCCATCAAAGGTGAGCCTGGGACTCCACATCTCCCCCTCACCTGCCCCAGAGCCTGCTGGGATGCTACTGAGGGCAGGATATTGGGCCCCTCACGGACCCCCACAGCCACACCTGCTCTCACAGAGTACAGCTCGGACCACCAGGCAGCTGACATGGCCGAAATCGACGCCCGCCTGAAGGCCTTGCAGGAATACATGAACAGACTGGACATGCGCTCGTGA
- the CCDC61 gene encoding centrosomal protein CCDC61 isoform X2: MDQPAGLQVDYVFRGVEHAVRVMVSGQVLELEVEDRMTADQWRAEFDASFIEDLTHKTGNFKQFNIFCNMLESALTQSSESVTLDLLTYTDLESLRNRKMGGRPGPLASRSAQLNSKRYLILIYSVEFDRIHYPLPLPYQGKPDPVVLRGIIRSLKEELSRLRGLDGQDTRDSRETEIWHLREQVSRLAAEKRELEVQLGRSCEEALAGRAARQEVEALRGLVRGLELELRQERGLGHRGSGRRSQDCRRLAKELEEVKASERSLRARLKTLNTELAMYKRGRRTTPVVPPSAREDRASTSRERSTSRGRGAARSSSRESDRGGRGQGRPARPSPSPTGGRVPRFDPTAFVKAKEKKQRAIKMKQQQQRNRLGSGGSGDGPSTSWSRQTRPPAAVTGRGDAANRSRNRSSSVDSFRSRYSSASSCSEFEDFSESLPGGVRRRGKPPSPTTWSGSNTQKPSPLEHGRHQRRLADSGGWVPIKGEPGTPHLPLTCPRACWDATEGRILGPSRTPTATPALTEYSSDHQAADMAEIDARLKALQEYMNRLDMRS, from the exons ATGGACCAGCCAGCTGGCCTGCAGGTGGACTACGTCTTCCGGGGTGTGGAGCATGCCGTGCGGGTGATGGTGTCTGGGCAGGTGCTAGAGCTGGAGGTGGAGGACCGGATGACGGCCGACCAATGGCGGGCCGAGTTCGATGCCAGCT TCATCGAAGATTTGACTCACAAGACAGGGAACTTCAAACAGTTCAACATCTTCTGTAACATGCTGGAGTCGGCCCTCACCCAG AGCAGTGAGTCGGTTACCCTTGACCTGCTGACCTACACAGATCTCGAGTCCCTGCGGAACCGAAAGATGGGGGGCCGCCCAGGCCCCTTGGCCTCGAGATCGGCCCAGCTCAACTCCAAGCGCTACCTGATCCTCATCTACTCTGTGGAGTTTGACAG GATTCACTACCCGCTGCCCCTCCCGTACCAGGGCAAACCAGACCCTGTGGTCCTGCGGGGCATCATTCGCTCACTAAAGGAGGAGCTGAGCCGCCTTCGAGGGCTGGATGGCCAGGACACTCGGGACAGCCGGGAAACTGAGATCTGGCATCTGCGGGAGCA GGTGTCGCGCTTGGCGGCTGAGAAGCGCGAGCTGGAGGTCCAGCTGGGCAGATCGTGCGAGGAGGCGCTGGCCGGGCGGGCGGCGCGCCAGGAGGTCGAGGCGCTGCGCGGGCTCGTGCGCGGCCTGGAGCTGGAGCTGCGGCAGGAGCGCGGCCTCGGGCACCGCGGGTCCGGTCGCCGAAGCCAGGATTGCCGCCGCCTGGCCAAGGAG CTAGAGGAGGTGAAGGCGTCGGAGCGGAGCCTGCGTGCCCGGCTGAAGACGCTGAACACCGAGCTGGCAATGTACAAGAGGGG GAGACGGACTACACCGGTGGTGCCGCCCTCGGCCCGGGAAGATCGGGCTTCGACGTCTCGGGAGCGCTCCACGTCGCGTGGCCGTGGCGCTGCCCGCTCCTCATCCCGGGAGAGCGACCGCGGGGGCCGGGGTCAAGGCCGCCCTGCCCGCCCCTCGCCCTCGCCCACAG GTGGTCGCGTGCCCCGTTTCGACCCGACAGCCTTTGTGAAAGCCAAGGAGAAGAAGCAGAGAGCGATCAAGATGAA gcagcagcagcagcgaaaCCGATTGGGCAGCGGAGGAAGCGGGGACGGTCCATCCACCTCCTGGTCTCGCCAGACTCGGCCCCCCGCAGCCGTGACCGGTCGAGGAGACGCGGCTAACCGCTCCCGAAACCGCAGCTCCTCGG TGGACAGTTTCCGCAGCCGCTACTCGTCCGCCAGCTCCTGCAGCGAGTTCGAGGATTTCTCTGAATCCCTCCCTGGAGG CGTTCGTCGCCGGGGGAAGCCGCCCAGCCCCACCACCTGGAGTGGGTCCAATACG CAGAAGCCTAGCCCCCTGGAACACGGCCGCCATCAGAGACGCCTGGCCGATTCGGGGGGCTGGGTCCCCATCAAAGGTGAGCCTGGGACTCCACATCTCCCCCTCACCTGCCCCAGAGCCTGCTGGGATGCTACTGAGGGCAGGATATTGGGCCCCTCACGGACCCCCACAGCCACACCTGCTCTCACAGAGTACAGCTCGGACCACCAGGCAGCTGACATGGCCGAAATCGACGCCCGCCTGAAGGCCTTGCAGGAATACATGAACAGACTGGACATGCGCTCGTGA
- the CCDC61 gene encoding centrosomal protein CCDC61 isoform X3: protein MDQPAGLQVDYVFRGVEHAVRVMVSGQVLELEVEDRMTADQWRAEFDASFIEDLTHKTGNFKQFNIFCNMLESALTQSSESVTLDLLTYTDLESLRNRKMGGRPGPLASRSAQLNSKRYLILIYSVEFDRIHYPLPLPYQGKPDPVVLRGIIRSLKEELSRLRGLDGQDTRDSRETEIWHLREQVSRLAAEKRELEVQLGRSCEEALAGRAARQEVEALRGLVRGLELELRQERGLGHRGSGRRSQDCRRLAKELEEVKASERSLRARLKTLNTELAMRRTTPVVPPSAREDRASTSRERSTSRGRGAARSSSRESDRGGRGQGRPARPSPSPTGGRVPRFDPTAFVKAKEKKQRAIKMKQQQQRNRLGSGGSGDGPSTSWSRQTRPPAAVTGRGDAANRSRNRSSSVDSFRSRYSSASSCSEFEDFSESLPGGVRRRGKPPSPTTWSGSNTQQKPSPLEHGRHQRRLADSGGWVPIKGEPGTPHLPLTCPRACWDATEGRILGPSRTPTATPALTEYSSDHQAADMAEIDARLKALQEYMNRLDMRS, encoded by the exons ATGGACCAGCCAGCTGGCCTGCAGGTGGACTACGTCTTCCGGGGTGTGGAGCATGCCGTGCGGGTGATGGTGTCTGGGCAGGTGCTAGAGCTGGAGGTGGAGGACCGGATGACGGCCGACCAATGGCGGGCCGAGTTCGATGCCAGCT TCATCGAAGATTTGACTCACAAGACAGGGAACTTCAAACAGTTCAACATCTTCTGTAACATGCTGGAGTCGGCCCTCACCCAG AGCAGTGAGTCGGTTACCCTTGACCTGCTGACCTACACAGATCTCGAGTCCCTGCGGAACCGAAAGATGGGGGGCCGCCCAGGCCCCTTGGCCTCGAGATCGGCCCAGCTCAACTCCAAGCGCTACCTGATCCTCATCTACTCTGTGGAGTTTGACAG GATTCACTACCCGCTGCCCCTCCCGTACCAGGGCAAACCAGACCCTGTGGTCCTGCGGGGCATCATTCGCTCACTAAAGGAGGAGCTGAGCCGCCTTCGAGGGCTGGATGGCCAGGACACTCGGGACAGCCGGGAAACTGAGATCTGGCATCTGCGGGAGCA GGTGTCGCGCTTGGCGGCTGAGAAGCGCGAGCTGGAGGTCCAGCTGGGCAGATCGTGCGAGGAGGCGCTGGCCGGGCGGGCGGCGCGCCAGGAGGTCGAGGCGCTGCGCGGGCTCGTGCGCGGCCTGGAGCTGGAGCTGCGGCAGGAGCGCGGCCTCGGGCACCGCGGGTCCGGTCGCCGAAGCCAGGATTGCCGCCGCCTGGCCAAGGAG CTAGAGGAGGTGAAGGCGTCGGAGCGGAGCCTGCGTGCCCGGCTGAAGACGCTGAACACCGAGCTGGCAAT GAGACGGACTACACCGGTGGTGCCGCCCTCGGCCCGGGAAGATCGGGCTTCGACGTCTCGGGAGCGCTCCACGTCGCGTGGCCGTGGCGCTGCCCGCTCCTCATCCCGGGAGAGCGACCGCGGGGGCCGGGGTCAAGGCCGCCCTGCCCGCCCCTCGCCCTCGCCCACAG GTGGTCGCGTGCCCCGTTTCGACCCGACAGCCTTTGTGAAAGCCAAGGAGAAGAAGCAGAGAGCGATCAAGATGAA gcagcagcagcagcgaaaCCGATTGGGCAGCGGAGGAAGCGGGGACGGTCCATCCACCTCCTGGTCTCGCCAGACTCGGCCCCCCGCAGCCGTGACCGGTCGAGGAGACGCGGCTAACCGCTCCCGAAACCGCAGCTCCTCGG TGGACAGTTTCCGCAGCCGCTACTCGTCCGCCAGCTCCTGCAGCGAGTTCGAGGATTTCTCTGAATCCCTCCCTGGAGG CGTTCGTCGCCGGGGGAAGCCGCCCAGCCCCACCACCTGGAGTGGGTCCAATACG CAGCAGAAGCCTAGCCCCCTGGAACACGGCCGCCATCAGAGACGCCTGGCCGATTCGGGGGGCTGGGTCCCCATCAAAGGTGAGCCTGGGACTCCACATCTCCCCCTCACCTGCCCCAGAGCCTGCTGGGATGCTACTGAGGGCAGGATATTGGGCCCCTCACGGACCCCCACAGCCACACCTGCTCTCACAGAGTACAGCTCGGACCACCAGGCAGCTGACATGGCCGAAATCGACGCCCGCCTGAAGGCCTTGCAGGAATACATGAACAGACTGGACATGCGCTCGTGA
- the CCDC61 gene encoding centrosomal protein CCDC61 isoform X5: protein MDQPAGLQVDYVFRGVEHAVRVMVSGQVLELEVEDRMTADQWRAEFDASFIEDLTHKTGNFKQFNIFCNMLESALTQSSESVTLDLLTYTDLESLRNRKMGGRPGPLASRSAQLNSKRYLILIYSVEFDRIHYPLPLPYQGKPDPVVLRGIIRSLKEELSRLRGLDGQDTRDSRETEIWHLREQVSRLAAEKRELEVQLGRSCEEALAGRAARQEVEALRGLVRGLELELRQERGLGHRGSGRRSQDCRRLAKELEEVKASERSLRARLKTLNTELAMYKRGRRTTPVVPPSAREDRASTSRERSTSRGRGAARSSSRESDRGGRGQGRPARPSPSPTGGRVPRFDPTAFVKAKEKKQRAIKMKQQQQRNRLGSGGSGDGPSTSWSRQTRPPAAVTGRGDAANRSRNRSSSVDSFRSRYSSASSCSEFEDFSESLPGGVRRRGKPPSPTTWSGSNTQKPSPLEHGRHQRRLADSGGWVPIKEYSSDHQAADMAEIDARLKALQEYMNRLDMRS, encoded by the exons ATGGACCAGCCAGCTGGCCTGCAGGTGGACTACGTCTTCCGGGGTGTGGAGCATGCCGTGCGGGTGATGGTGTCTGGGCAGGTGCTAGAGCTGGAGGTGGAGGACCGGATGACGGCCGACCAATGGCGGGCCGAGTTCGATGCCAGCT TCATCGAAGATTTGACTCACAAGACAGGGAACTTCAAACAGTTCAACATCTTCTGTAACATGCTGGAGTCGGCCCTCACCCAG AGCAGTGAGTCGGTTACCCTTGACCTGCTGACCTACACAGATCTCGAGTCCCTGCGGAACCGAAAGATGGGGGGCCGCCCAGGCCCCTTGGCCTCGAGATCGGCCCAGCTCAACTCCAAGCGCTACCTGATCCTCATCTACTCTGTGGAGTTTGACAG GATTCACTACCCGCTGCCCCTCCCGTACCAGGGCAAACCAGACCCTGTGGTCCTGCGGGGCATCATTCGCTCACTAAAGGAGGAGCTGAGCCGCCTTCGAGGGCTGGATGGCCAGGACACTCGGGACAGCCGGGAAACTGAGATCTGGCATCTGCGGGAGCA GGTGTCGCGCTTGGCGGCTGAGAAGCGCGAGCTGGAGGTCCAGCTGGGCAGATCGTGCGAGGAGGCGCTGGCCGGGCGGGCGGCGCGCCAGGAGGTCGAGGCGCTGCGCGGGCTCGTGCGCGGCCTGGAGCTGGAGCTGCGGCAGGAGCGCGGCCTCGGGCACCGCGGGTCCGGTCGCCGAAGCCAGGATTGCCGCCGCCTGGCCAAGGAG CTAGAGGAGGTGAAGGCGTCGGAGCGGAGCCTGCGTGCCCGGCTGAAGACGCTGAACACCGAGCTGGCAATGTACAAGAGGGG GAGACGGACTACACCGGTGGTGCCGCCCTCGGCCCGGGAAGATCGGGCTTCGACGTCTCGGGAGCGCTCCACGTCGCGTGGCCGTGGCGCTGCCCGCTCCTCATCCCGGGAGAGCGACCGCGGGGGCCGGGGTCAAGGCCGCCCTGCCCGCCCCTCGCCCTCGCCCACAG GTGGTCGCGTGCCCCGTTTCGACCCGACAGCCTTTGTGAAAGCCAAGGAGAAGAAGCAGAGAGCGATCAAGATGAA gcagcagcagcagcgaaaCCGATTGGGCAGCGGAGGAAGCGGGGACGGTCCATCCACCTCCTGGTCTCGCCAGACTCGGCCCCCCGCAGCCGTGACCGGTCGAGGAGACGCGGCTAACCGCTCCCGAAACCGCAGCTCCTCGG TGGACAGTTTCCGCAGCCGCTACTCGTCCGCCAGCTCCTGCAGCGAGTTCGAGGATTTCTCTGAATCCCTCCCTGGAGG CGTTCGTCGCCGGGGGAAGCCGCCCAGCCCCACCACCTGGAGTGGGTCCAATACG CAGAAGCCTAGCCCCCTGGAACACGGCCGCCATCAGAGACGCCTGGCCGATTCGGGGGGCTGGGTCCCCATCAAAG AGTACAGCTCGGACCACCAGGCAGCTGACATGGCCGAAATCGACGCCCGCCTGAAGGCCTTGCAGGAATACATGAACAGACTGGACATGCGCTCGTGA
- the CCDC61 gene encoding centrosomal protein CCDC61 isoform X4: protein MDQPAGLQVDYVFRGVEHAVRVMVSGQVLELEVEDRMTADQWRAEFDASFIEDLTHKTGNFKQFNIFCNMLESALTQSSESVTLDLLTYTDLESLRNRKMGGRPGPLASRSAQLNSKRYLILIYSVEFDRIHYPLPLPYQGKPDPVVLRGIIRSLKEELSRLRGLDGQDTRDSRETEIWHLREQVSRLAAEKRELEVQLGRSCEEALAGRAARQEVEALRGLVRGLELELRQERGLGHRGSGRRSQDCRRLAKELEEVKASERSLRARLKTLNTELAMYKRGRRTTPVVPPSAREDRASTSRERSTSRGRGAARSSSRESDRGGRGQGRPARPSPSPTGGRVPRFDPTAFVKAKEKKQRAIKMKQQQQRNRLGSGGSGDGPSTSWSRQTRPPAAVTGRGDAANRSRNRSSSVDSFRSRYSSASSCSEFEDFSESLPGGVRRRGKPPSPTTWSGSNTQQKPSPLEHGRHQRRLADSGGWVPIKEYSSDHQAADMAEIDARLKALQEYMNRLDMRS, encoded by the exons ATGGACCAGCCAGCTGGCCTGCAGGTGGACTACGTCTTCCGGGGTGTGGAGCATGCCGTGCGGGTGATGGTGTCTGGGCAGGTGCTAGAGCTGGAGGTGGAGGACCGGATGACGGCCGACCAATGGCGGGCCGAGTTCGATGCCAGCT TCATCGAAGATTTGACTCACAAGACAGGGAACTTCAAACAGTTCAACATCTTCTGTAACATGCTGGAGTCGGCCCTCACCCAG AGCAGTGAGTCGGTTACCCTTGACCTGCTGACCTACACAGATCTCGAGTCCCTGCGGAACCGAAAGATGGGGGGCCGCCCAGGCCCCTTGGCCTCGAGATCGGCCCAGCTCAACTCCAAGCGCTACCTGATCCTCATCTACTCTGTGGAGTTTGACAG GATTCACTACCCGCTGCCCCTCCCGTACCAGGGCAAACCAGACCCTGTGGTCCTGCGGGGCATCATTCGCTCACTAAAGGAGGAGCTGAGCCGCCTTCGAGGGCTGGATGGCCAGGACACTCGGGACAGCCGGGAAACTGAGATCTGGCATCTGCGGGAGCA GGTGTCGCGCTTGGCGGCTGAGAAGCGCGAGCTGGAGGTCCAGCTGGGCAGATCGTGCGAGGAGGCGCTGGCCGGGCGGGCGGCGCGCCAGGAGGTCGAGGCGCTGCGCGGGCTCGTGCGCGGCCTGGAGCTGGAGCTGCGGCAGGAGCGCGGCCTCGGGCACCGCGGGTCCGGTCGCCGAAGCCAGGATTGCCGCCGCCTGGCCAAGGAG CTAGAGGAGGTGAAGGCGTCGGAGCGGAGCCTGCGTGCCCGGCTGAAGACGCTGAACACCGAGCTGGCAATGTACAAGAGGGG GAGACGGACTACACCGGTGGTGCCGCCCTCGGCCCGGGAAGATCGGGCTTCGACGTCTCGGGAGCGCTCCACGTCGCGTGGCCGTGGCGCTGCCCGCTCCTCATCCCGGGAGAGCGACCGCGGGGGCCGGGGTCAAGGCCGCCCTGCCCGCCCCTCGCCCTCGCCCACAG GTGGTCGCGTGCCCCGTTTCGACCCGACAGCCTTTGTGAAAGCCAAGGAGAAGAAGCAGAGAGCGATCAAGATGAA gcagcagcagcagcgaaaCCGATTGGGCAGCGGAGGAAGCGGGGACGGTCCATCCACCTCCTGGTCTCGCCAGACTCGGCCCCCCGCAGCCGTGACCGGTCGAGGAGACGCGGCTAACCGCTCCCGAAACCGCAGCTCCTCGG TGGACAGTTTCCGCAGCCGCTACTCGTCCGCCAGCTCCTGCAGCGAGTTCGAGGATTTCTCTGAATCCCTCCCTGGAGG CGTTCGTCGCCGGGGGAAGCCGCCCAGCCCCACCACCTGGAGTGGGTCCAATACG CAGCAGAAGCCTAGCCCCCTGGAACACGGCCGCCATCAGAGACGCCTGGCCGATTCGGGGGGCTGGGTCCCCATCAAAG AGTACAGCTCGGACCACCAGGCAGCTGACATGGCCGAAATCGACGCCCGCCTGAAGGCCTTGCAGGAATACATGAACAGACTGGACATGCGCTCGTGA